Proteins encoded by one window of Streptomyces uncialis:
- a CDS encoding adenine phosphoribosyltransferase yields the protein MTGIRELLLSRIRDVQDYPEPGVVFKDITPLLADPAAFTALTDSLAEFTVRHGATKVVGLEARGFILGAPVAVRAGVGFIPVRKAGKLPGATLSQAYALEYGTAEIEVHAEDLSPGDRVMVIDDVLATGGTAEASLSLIRRAGAQVAGVAVLMELGFLDGRARLEAALDGAPLEALIKV from the coding sequence ATGACCGGGATCCGCGAGCTGCTGCTGAGCCGTATCCGCGATGTGCAGGACTATCCGGAGCCGGGCGTGGTGTTCAAGGACATCACCCCGCTGCTCGCGGACCCGGCCGCGTTCACGGCGCTGACGGACAGCCTGGCGGAGTTCACCGTCCGCCACGGGGCCACCAAGGTCGTGGGCCTGGAGGCCCGTGGCTTCATCCTGGGGGCCCCGGTGGCGGTGCGCGCGGGTGTCGGCTTCATCCCCGTCCGCAAGGCGGGGAAGCTGCCCGGTGCGACGCTCAGCCAGGCGTACGCCCTGGAGTACGGCACCGCGGAGATCGAGGTGCACGCCGAGGACCTCAGCCCGGGCGACCGGGTCATGGTCATCGACGACGTCCTCGCGACGGGCGGCACCGCCGAGGCGTCGCTGTCGCTGATCCGCCGGGCCGGCGCCCAGGTCGCGGGGGTCGCCGTCCTGATGGAGCTGGGCTTCCTGGACGGCCGGGCCCGGCTGGAGGCGGCGCTGGACGGCGCTCCGCTGGAGGCACTGATCAAGGTCTGA
- a CDS encoding RelA/SpoT family protein, translating into MPDEPQPLAATPDTQADRAAAPATAPVAHAQSAPHGKPAEHTRSAGQAAEPSRPKPPERPAAAPAPAAAPAPAPVKPAPARGGAGQSVARSASPNRVRARLARLGVQRSNPYNPVLEPLLRIVRGNDPKIETATLRQIEQAYQVAERWHRGQKRKSGDPYITHPLAVTTILAELGMDPATLMAGLLHDTVEDTEYGLDTLRRDFGDTVALLVDGVTKLDKVKFGEAAQAETVRKMVVAMAKDPRVLVIKLADRLHNMRTMRYLKREKQEKKARETLEIYAPLAHRLGMNTIKWELEDLAFAILYPKMYDEIVRLVAERAPKRDEYLAIVTDEVQADLRAARIKATVTGRPKHYYSVYQKMIVRGRDFAEIYDLVGIRVLVDTVRDCYAALGTVHARWNPVPGRFKDYIAMPKFNMYQSLHTTVIGPNGKPVELQIRTFDMHRRAEYGIAAHWKYKQEAVAGASKVRTDAPRSPAGRSGKDSAAVNDMAWLRQLLDWQKETEDPGEFLESLRFDLSRNEVFVFTPKGDVIALPAGATPVDFAYAVHTEVGHRTIGARVNGRLVPLESTLDNGDLVEVFTSKATGAGPSRDWLGFVKSPRARNKIRAWFSKERRDEAIEQGKDSIARAMRKQNLPIQRILTGDSLVTLAHEMRYPDISSLYAAIGEGHVAAQSVVQKLVQALGGEEAASEDIEDVPPARGRSRKRRSNADPGVVVKGVDDVWVKLARCCTPVPGDPIIGFVTRGSGVSVHRADCVNVESLSKQPERMLDVEWAPTQSSVFLVAIQVEALDRSRLLSDVTRILSDQHVNILSAAVQTSRDRVATSRFTFEMGDPKHLGHVLKAVRGVEGVYDVYRVTSARRP; encoded by the coding sequence TTGCCAGACGAGCCCCAGCCACTCGCCGCCACGCCCGACACGCAGGCCGACCGGGCGGCGGCCCCCGCGACCGCCCCCGTGGCCCACGCGCAGAGCGCGCCGCACGGGAAGCCCGCCGAGCACACGCGAAGCGCCGGCCAGGCGGCGGAGCCGTCACGCCCCAAGCCGCCCGAGCGCCCCGCCGCCGCGCCCGCTCCGGCCGCCGCGCCCGCGCCCGCTCCCGTGAAGCCCGCCCCGGCCCGCGGCGGCGCCGGTCAGTCCGTCGCGCGCTCCGCCTCGCCGAACCGTGTCCGGGCCCGGCTCGCCCGGCTCGGCGTCCAGCGTTCCAACCCGTACAACCCGGTCCTGGAGCCGTTGCTGCGGATAGTGCGCGGCAACGACCCCAAGATCGAGACGGCGACGCTCCGCCAGATCGAGCAGGCCTACCAGGTCGCCGAACGCTGGCACCGCGGCCAGAAGCGCAAGAGCGGCGACCCGTACATCACCCACCCGCTCGCGGTCACCACGATCCTCGCCGAGCTGGGCATGGACCCGGCGACGCTGATGGCGGGCCTGCTGCACGACACCGTCGAGGACACCGAGTACGGCCTGGACACCCTGCGCCGTGACTTCGGTGACACCGTCGCCCTCCTCGTGGACGGCGTCACCAAGCTGGACAAGGTCAAGTTCGGTGAGGCCGCGCAGGCGGAGACCGTGCGCAAGATGGTCGTCGCCATGGCCAAGGACCCGCGCGTCCTGGTCATCAAGCTCGCCGACCGGCTCCACAACATGCGCACCATGCGCTACCTCAAGCGGGAGAAGCAGGAGAAGAAGGCCCGCGAGACGCTGGAGATCTACGCCCCGCTCGCCCACCGGCTGGGCATGAACACCATCAAGTGGGAGCTGGAGGACCTCGCCTTCGCGATCCTCTACCCCAAGATGTACGACGAGATCGTCCGGCTCGTCGCGGAGCGCGCCCCCAAGCGGGACGAATACCTCGCCATAGTGACCGACGAGGTCCAGGCCGATCTGCGCGCCGCCCGTATCAAGGCGACCGTCACGGGCCGCCCGAAGCACTACTACAGCGTCTACCAGAAGATGATCGTCCGCGGCCGGGACTTCGCGGAGATCTACGACCTGGTGGGCATCCGTGTCCTGGTGGACACCGTCCGCGACTGCTACGCGGCCCTGGGCACCGTCCACGCGCGCTGGAACCCGGTTCCGGGGCGCTTCAAGGACTACATCGCGATGCCCAAGTTCAACATGTACCAGTCGCTGCACACCACGGTGATCGGCCCCAACGGCAAGCCCGTCGAGCTCCAGATCCGTACGTTCGACATGCACCGCCGCGCCGAGTACGGCATCGCCGCGCACTGGAAGTACAAGCAGGAGGCCGTGGCGGGCGCGTCCAAGGTACGCACCGACGCGCCCCGCAGCCCCGCCGGCCGGTCGGGCAAGGACAGCGCCGCCGTCAACGACATGGCGTGGCTGCGCCAGCTCCTCGACTGGCAGAAGGAGACCGAGGACCCGGGCGAGTTCCTGGAGTCCCTGCGCTTCGACCTGTCCCGCAACGAGGTCTTCGTCTTCACCCCCAAGGGCGACGTCATAGCGCTGCCCGCGGGCGCCACCCCCGTCGACTTCGCGTACGCCGTGCACACCGAGGTCGGGCACCGCACCATAGGAGCCCGGGTCAACGGCCGTCTCGTGCCGCTCGAATCGACGCTCGACAACGGCGACCTGGTGGAGGTCTTCACCTCCAAGGCGACAGGCGCGGGACCCTCCCGCGACTGGCTCGGCTTCGTCAAGTCGCCACGGGCCCGCAACAAGATCCGTGCCTGGTTCTCCAAGGAACGCCGCGACGAGGCGATCGAACAGGGCAAGGACTCCATCGCCCGCGCGATGCGCAAGCAGAACCTGCCCATCCAGCGCATCCTCACCGGCGACTCCCTGGTCACCCTCGCGCACGAGATGCGCTACCCCGACATCTCGTCGCTGTACGCGGCGATCGGCGAGGGCCATGTCGCCGCGCAGAGCGTCGTCCAGAAGCTCGTCCAGGCCCTCGGCGGCGAGGAGGCCGCCAGCGAGGACATCGAGGACGTACCGCCCGCGCGCGGACGCTCCCGCAAGCGCCGCTCCAACGCCGACCCCGGGGTCGTCGTCAAGGGCGTCGACGACGTCTGGGTGAAGCTGGCCCGCTGCTGCACCCCCGTACCCGGCGACCCCATCATCGGGTTCGTCACCCGGGGCAGCGGTGTCTCCGTGCACCGCGCGGACTGCGTCAACGTCGAGTCGCTGTCCAAGCAGCCCGAACGCATGCTGGACGTCGAGTGGGCACCCACCCAGTCCTCGGTGTTCCTCGTCGCCATCCAGGTCGAGGCACTGGACCGGTCCCGGCTGCTCTCCGACGTCACCCGCATCCTGTCGGACCAGCACGTCAACATCCTGTCGGCGGCCGTCCAGACCTCCCGCGACCGGGTCGCCACCTCCCGGTTCACCTTCGAGATGGGCGACCCCAAGCACCTCGGACACGTCCTCAAGGCGGTCAGAGGAGTGGAAGGCGTCTACGACGTGTACCGCGTCACCTCGGCCCGCAGGCCCTGA
- a CDS encoding DUF349 domain-containing protein has translation MSSDPWGRVDETGTVYVRTADGEQVVGSWQAGSPEEALAYFERKYEGLVVEIGLLERRVRTTDLSSKDAQTAIGHIREQVDAHHAVGDLQALRVRLDKLVESVEARREERRVQKAKQSDEARHAKEALVVEAEELAASEQWRSAGERLRALVDTWKGLPRLDRKSDDELWHRFSHARSAFSKRRKAHFASLDAQREEARRTKERLVSEAEALSGSTDWGPTAARYRDLMADWKAAGRAQREHEDDLWNRFRGAQDVFFAARSSLFAERDAEQSENLKVKEGLVEEAEKLVPVGDLKSARAAFRSINERWEAVGHVPRDARPRVEGRMQAVERALAESEETEWRRTNPEARARAEGLTGQLQAAVDKLRGQAEAARAQGNNAKADKLERELEGRQALLDQALKGLQEFGG, from the coding sequence GTGAGCAGCGACCCGTGGGGCCGCGTCGACGAGACGGGGACCGTGTACGTGCGTACGGCCGACGGTGAGCAGGTCGTCGGTTCCTGGCAGGCAGGCTCCCCCGAGGAGGCTCTGGCCTACTTCGAGCGCAAGTACGAGGGCCTGGTCGTGGAGATCGGCCTCCTCGAACGCCGGGTCAGGACGACCGATCTGTCCAGCAAGGACGCCCAGACGGCGATCGGTCATATCCGGGAGCAGGTGGACGCGCACCACGCGGTGGGCGATCTCCAGGCGCTGCGCGTACGGCTCGACAAGCTGGTGGAGAGCGTCGAGGCGCGCCGCGAGGAGCGCCGGGTCCAGAAGGCGAAGCAGTCCGACGAGGCCCGGCACGCCAAGGAGGCCCTGGTCGTCGAGGCGGAGGAGCTGGCGGCCAGCGAGCAGTGGCGGTCGGCCGGTGAGCGGCTGCGGGCGCTGGTGGACACCTGGAAGGGTCTGCCGCGGCTGGACCGCAAGTCCGACGACGAGCTGTGGCACCGCTTCTCGCACGCCCGCTCGGCCTTCTCCAAGCGGCGCAAGGCGCACTTCGCGTCCCTGGACGCGCAGCGCGAGGAGGCCCGCAGGACCAAGGAGCGGCTGGTCTCGGAGGCCGAGGCGCTGTCGGGTTCCACGGACTGGGGTCCGACGGCGGCCCGCTACCGCGATCTGATGGCCGACTGGAAGGCCGCGGGCCGCGCCCAGCGGGAGCACGAGGACGATCTGTGGAACCGCTTCCGGGGTGCGCAGGACGTGTTCTTCGCGGCGCGCAGTTCGCTGTTCGCGGAGCGTGACGCGGAGCAGTCGGAGAATCTGAAGGTCAAGGAGGGGCTGGTCGAGGAGGCCGAGAAGCTCGTCCCGGTGGGCGATCTGAAGTCCGCGCGGGCCGCGTTCCGGTCGATCAACGAGCGCTGGGAGGCCGTCGGGCATGTGCCCCGGGACGCCCGGCCGCGCGTGGAGGGCCGGATGCAGGCGGTGGAGCGGGCCCTCGCGGAGTCGGAGGAGACCGAGTGGCGCCGGACGAACCCGGAGGCACGGGCGCGTGCCGAGGGTCTGACCGGTCAGCTCCAGGCCGCGGTGGACAAGCTGCGCGGGCAGGCCGAAGCGGCGCGCGCGCAGGGCAACAACGCCAAGGCGGACAAGCTGGAGCGGGAGCTGGAAGGGCGGCAGGCGCTGCTCGACCAGGCGCTCAAGGGCCTCCAGGAGTTCGGGGGCTGA
- a CDS encoding peptidylprolyl isomerase, which translates to MVSQEQRRRQLAREKFLRQQQRREGTRRRARTRNAVIAAALAVVVAGGAVSYAAGAFDGSDGEKDSAGSQASPSPSKAPDPCEKPAAGEPSTKTYKKEPALSIDKSAKYTMKLDTTCGAVDVELDAAAAPRTVNSFNFLLGKGYLDHTKCHRLTTSGIYVLQCGDPKGTGEGTPGYTIPDENLKDKRLKGGVYPAGTVAMANRYNAQTKEGKNSGGSQFFVVYQDSQLPPHYTPFGTLSESGMKVLSKISKAGENSGMGDGAPNATVVIDKATVTKS; encoded by the coding sequence GTGGTCAGCCAGGAGCAGCGGCGGCGGCAGCTCGCCCGGGAGAAGTTCTTGCGGCAGCAGCAGCGGCGCGAGGGCACCCGGCGCAGGGCACGCACCCGGAACGCGGTGATCGCGGCGGCACTGGCCGTGGTGGTCGCCGGGGGCGCGGTGTCGTACGCGGCGGGAGCGTTCGACGGGAGCGACGGCGAGAAGGACTCGGCGGGTTCGCAGGCGAGCCCGTCGCCGTCGAAGGCGCCCGATCCGTGCGAGAAGCCCGCGGCGGGCGAGCCCTCCACGAAGACGTACAAGAAGGAACCGGCGCTGTCGATCGACAAGTCGGCGAAGTACACCATGAAGCTGGACACCACCTGCGGCGCGGTGGATGTGGAGCTGGACGCGGCGGCGGCGCCGCGGACGGTGAACTCCTTCAACTTCCTGCTCGGGAAGGGGTATCTGGACCACACCAAGTGCCACCGGCTCACCACCTCGGGCATCTACGTGCTCCAGTGCGGCGACCCCAAGGGCACCGGCGAGGGCACCCCGGGCTACACGATCCCGGACGAGAACCTCAAGGACAAGCGGCTCAAGGGCGGTGTCTACCCGGCGGGCACGGTCGCCATGGCGAACCGGTACAACGCCCAGACCAAGGAGGGCAAGAACTCCGGCGGCAGCCAGTTCTTCGTGGTGTACCAGGACAGTCAGCTGCCTCCGCACTACACGCCGTTCGGGACGCTCTCCGAGTCGGGCATGAAGGTCCTGTCGAAGATCTCGAAGGCCGGGGAGAACTCCGGGATGGGTGACGGGGCCCCCAACGCGACCGTGGTCATCGACAAGGCGACGGTCACGAAGTCGTGA
- a CDS encoding MBL fold metallo-hydrolase, which translates to MLIAGFPAGAWGTNCYLVAPAAGEECVIIDPGHQAAPGVEEAIARHRLKPVAVVLTHGHIDHVASVVPVCGAHDVPAWIHPEDRYMLSDPEKALGRAIGAPLMGELTVGEPADLRELTDGASLELAGLDLTVAHAPGHTKGSVTFRMPENADVPSVFFSGDLLFAGSIGRTDLPGGSHPEILRSLARVCLPLDDSTVVLSGHGAQTTIGQERATNPYLRQVAAGQGAPSAPRRGM; encoded by the coding sequence GTGCTCATTGCGGGGTTCCCCGCCGGGGCCTGGGGCACCAATTGCTATCTGGTGGCCCCCGCCGCGGGCGAGGAGTGCGTGATCATCGACCCGGGGCACCAGGCCGCCCCCGGGGTCGAGGAGGCAATCGCCAGGCATCGGCTCAAGCCCGTCGCGGTCGTCCTCACCCACGGCCATATCGACCATGTCGCCTCGGTCGTCCCGGTGTGCGGCGCGCACGACGTGCCCGCCTGGATCCACCCCGAGGACCGGTACATGCTGAGCGACCCCGAGAAGGCGCTCGGCCGCGCCATCGGCGCCCCGCTCATGGGTGAACTGACCGTGGGGGAGCCCGCGGATCTGCGGGAACTGACCGACGGCGCCTCGCTGGAGCTCGCCGGACTCGACCTCACCGTCGCACACGCCCCCGGCCATACCAAGGGGTCGGTGACCTTCAGGATGCCCGAGAACGCGGACGTCCCGTCCGTCTTCTTCTCGGGCGACCTGCTGTTCGCCGGCTCCATCGGACGCACCGACCTGCCCGGCGGCAGCCACCCCGAGATCCTGCGGTCGCTGGCCCGGGTATGCCTGCCGCTCGACGACTCGACCGTGGTGCTGTCCGGCCACGGCGCCCAGACCACCATCGGCCAGGAACGCGCCACCAACCCGTATCTGCGGCAGGTGGCCGCCGGCCAGGGAGCCCCCTCGGCTCCCCGACGAGGAATGTGA
- the hisS gene encoding histidine--tRNA ligase gives MSTFKAPKGTYDLTPPDSATFLAVREALAAPLRIAGYGYIETPGFENVELFARGVGESTDIVTKEMYTLTTKGGDELALRPEGTASVLRATLEAGLHKAGNLPVKLWYSGSYYRYERPQKGRYRHFSQIGAEAIGTEDPALDAELILLADQAYRSLGLRDFRILLNSLGDSECRPAYRTALQDFLRGLDLDEETRRRIDINPLRVLDDKRPDVQKQLVDAPLLRDHLCDACRAYHAEVRALLTAQGVAFEDDAKLVRGLDYYTRTTFEFVHDGLGSQSAVGGGGRYDGLSEMIGGPALPSVGWALGVDRTVLALEAEGVTLDIPPATSVYAVPLGEQARTVLFGVVAELRRAGVATDLAYGGRSVKAAMKGAHRSGARFTLVAGERDLAEGVVQLKDMESGAQEPVALAAVTDTLRSRLG, from the coding sequence GTGAGCACCTTCAAGGCCCCCAAGGGCACGTACGACCTGACCCCGCCCGACAGCGCGACGTTCCTCGCCGTCCGTGAGGCCCTGGCCGCGCCCCTGCGCATCGCGGGCTACGGCTACATCGAGACGCCCGGCTTCGAGAACGTCGAACTGTTCGCCCGCGGTGTCGGCGAGTCCACCGACATCGTCACCAAGGAGATGTACACCCTCACCACCAAGGGCGGCGACGAACTCGCGCTGCGCCCCGAGGGCACCGCCTCCGTGCTCCGCGCCACCCTGGAGGCCGGTCTGCACAAGGCGGGCAACCTGCCGGTCAAGCTCTGGTACTCCGGCTCGTACTACCGCTACGAGCGCCCCCAGAAGGGCCGCTACCGCCACTTCTCGCAGATCGGCGCCGAGGCGATCGGCACCGAGGACCCCGCCCTCGACGCCGAGCTGATCCTGCTCGCCGACCAGGCGTACCGTTCCCTCGGGCTGCGTGACTTCCGCATCCTGCTGAACTCCCTGGGCGACAGCGAGTGCCGCCCCGCCTACCGCACGGCGCTCCAGGACTTCCTGCGCGGCCTCGACCTCGACGAGGAGACCCGCCGCCGGATCGACATCAACCCGCTGCGGGTCCTCGACGACAAGCGCCCCGACGTCCAGAAGCAGCTCGTCGACGCGCCCCTGCTGCGTGACCACCTGTGCGACGCGTGCCGCGCCTACCACGCCGAGGTCCGCGCGCTGCTCACCGCGCAGGGCGTCGCCTTCGAGGACGACGCCAAGCTGGTCCGCGGCCTCGACTACTACACCCGCACCACCTTCGAGTTCGTCCACGACGGTCTGGGCTCCCAGTCCGCGGTCGGCGGCGGCGGACGCTACGACGGGCTCTCCGAGATGATCGGCGGCCCCGCGCTGCCGTCCGTCGGCTGGGCACTGGGTGTCGACCGCACGGTCCTCGCGCTGGAGGCCGAGGGCGTCACCCTCGACATCCCGCCCGCCACCAGCGTGTACGCCGTCCCGCTCGGCGAGCAGGCCCGCACGGTCCTCTTCGGCGTCGTCGCCGAACTGCGCCGGGCCGGGGTCGCCACGGACCTCGCGTACGGCGGCCGGAGCGTCAAGGCCGCCATGAAGGGCGCCCACCGCTCCGGAGCCCGCTTCACCCTCGTCGCGGGTGAACGGGACCTCGCCGAAGGGGTCGTCCAGCTCAAGGACATGGAGTCGGGCGCACAGGAGCCGGTGGCCCTGGCCGCCGTCACCGACACGCTCCGCTCCCGGCTGGGCTGA
- a CDS encoding vitamin K epoxide reductase family protein translates to MTETMTADNDVSSASPRSDAPGSVGAGRGLALLLVITGAAGLLAAWVITIDKFKLLEDSGYVPGCSLNPVVSCGNIMESEQSHVFGFPNPMLGLVTYGMIICVGMTLLAGARLPRWYWLTMNAGMLFGVAFCGWLMFQSLYRIHALCLWCCLAWVATIIMFWYVTSFNVRAGHLPAPGWLKSFLGEFTWVLPVLHIGAIGILIMTRWWEFWTS, encoded by the coding sequence ATGACCGAGACGATGACAGCAGACAACGACGTGTCCTCCGCTTCCCCCCGGTCCGACGCCCCCGGCAGCGTCGGCGCCGGTCGCGGACTCGCCCTGCTCCTGGTGATCACCGGCGCCGCGGGGCTGCTCGCCGCGTGGGTCATCACCATCGACAAGTTCAAGCTCCTGGAGGACTCGGGTTACGTCCCCGGGTGCAGCCTCAACCCCGTGGTGTCGTGCGGCAACATCATGGAGAGCGAGCAGTCCCATGTCTTCGGGTTCCCCAACCCGATGCTCGGCCTGGTCACCTACGGCATGATCATCTGCGTGGGGATGACCCTGCTCGCGGGCGCCCGCCTCCCCCGCTGGTACTGGCTCACCATGAACGCCGGGATGCTCTTCGGCGTGGCCTTCTGCGGCTGGCTGATGTTCCAGTCGCTCTACCGCATCCACGCGCTGTGCCTGTGGTGCTGTCTGGCCTGGGTCGCGACGATCATCATGTTCTGGTACGTGACCTCGTTCAACGTCCGCGCGGGACATCTGCCCGCCCCGGGCTGGCTGAAGAGCTTCCTCGGCGAGTTCACCTGGGTGCTGCCCGTCCTGCACATCGGCGCCATCGGCATACTGATCATGACCCGCTGGTGGGAGTTCTGGACCAGCTGA
- a CDS encoding replication-associated recombination protein A — protein sequence MEPDLFTAAAEERQEKDPASSPLAVRMRPRVLDEVLGQQHLLKPGAPLRRLVGEGGGGPAGPSSVILWGPPGTGKTTLAYVVSKATKKRFVELSAITAGVKEVRAVIESARRATGGYGQETVLFLDEIHRFSKAQQDSLLPAVENRWVTLIAATTENPYFSIISPLLSRSLLLTLEPLTDDDVSGLLRRALTDERGLGGAVALAEDAEAHLLRIAGGDARRALTALEAGAGAALAKGDDTLTLSTLEESVDRAAVKYDRAGDQHYDVASALIKSIRGSDVDAALHYLARMIEAGEDPRFIARRLMISASEDIGLADPTALPTAVAAAQAVALIGFPEAALTLSHATIALALAPKSNAATLAIGAAMEDVRKGLAGPVPTHLRDGHYKGAATLGHAKGYVYPHDVPGGIAAQRYAPEAVDGKRYYQPTRYGAEARYADVVERVRERLRGEQGPAAPPTGSGPR from the coding sequence GTGGAGCCCGATCTGTTCACCGCCGCCGCCGAGGAACGCCAGGAGAAAGACCCGGCGAGCAGTCCTCTCGCCGTACGCATGCGCCCGCGCGTGCTCGACGAGGTCCTCGGCCAGCAGCATCTGCTCAAGCCCGGCGCCCCCCTGCGCCGGCTCGTCGGCGAGGGCGGCGGCGGTCCCGCCGGCCCCTCCTCGGTGATCCTCTGGGGCCCGCCCGGCACCGGCAAGACGACCCTCGCGTACGTGGTCTCCAAGGCCACCAAGAAGCGTTTCGTGGAGCTCTCCGCGATCACCGCGGGCGTCAAGGAGGTCCGCGCCGTCATCGAGAGCGCCCGCCGCGCCACCGGCGGATACGGCCAGGAGACCGTGCTCTTCCTGGACGAGATCCACCGCTTCAGCAAGGCCCAGCAGGACTCGCTGCTGCCCGCCGTGGAGAACCGCTGGGTCACCCTGATCGCCGCCACCACCGAGAACCCCTACTTCTCGATCATCTCCCCGCTGCTGTCCCGCTCCCTGCTGCTCACCCTGGAACCCCTCACCGACGACGACGTGAGCGGACTGCTGCGGCGCGCCCTCACCGACGAGCGGGGCCTCGGCGGCGCGGTCGCCCTCGCCGAGGACGCCGAGGCGCATCTGCTGCGGATCGCGGGCGGCGACGCCCGCCGGGCACTCACCGCACTGGAGGCGGGCGCGGGCGCCGCCCTCGCCAAGGGCGACGACACCCTGACGCTGAGCACCCTGGAGGAGTCCGTCGACCGGGCCGCGGTGAAGTACGACCGCGCCGGTGACCAGCACTACGACGTGGCCAGCGCGCTGATCAAGTCCATCCGCGGCTCCGACGTGGACGCCGCCCTGCACTATCTGGCCCGGATGATCGAGGCGGGGGAGGACCCCCGCTTCATCGCCCGGCGGCTGATGATCTCCGCCAGCGAGGACATCGGCCTCGCCGACCCGACGGCCCTGCCCACCGCCGTGGCCGCCGCCCAGGCCGTCGCCCTCATCGGCTTCCCCGAAGCCGCCCTCACCCTCAGCCACGCCACCATCGCACTGGCCCTCGCACCCAAGTCGAACGCCGCGACGCTCGCCATCGGCGCCGCCATGGAGGACGTCCGCAAGGGCCTCGCCGGTCCGGTGCCGACCCATCTGCGGGACGGGCACTACAAAGGCGCCGCCACCCTCGGCCACGCCAAGGGGTACGTCTATCCGCACGACGTCCCCGGCGGTATCGCCGCCCAGCGGTACGCCCCGGAGGCCGTCGACGGCAAGCGGTACTACCAGCCCACCCGGTACGGTGCGGAAGCGCGCTACGCCGATGTCGTGGAGCGGGTCCGTGAGCGGCTGCGCGGGGAGCAGGGCCCGGCCGCCCCGCCCACCGGGTCCGGGCCCCGGTAG
- the rpsD gene encoding 30S ribosomal protein S4 produces MPNQSRPKVKKSRALGIALTPKAVKYFEARPYPPGEHGRGRKQTSDYKVRLLEKQRLRAQYDVSERQLVRAYDRASKVQGKTGEALIIELERRLDALVLRSGIARTIYQARQMVVHGHIEVNGKKVDKPSFRVRPDDVVMVRERSREKTLFQVSREGGYAADGETPRYLQVNLKALAFRLDRDPQRKEIPVICDEQLVVEYYAR; encoded by the coding sequence GTGCCGAACCAGTCCCGTCCCAAGGTCAAGAAGTCGCGTGCCCTCGGCATCGCGCTGACCCCCAAGGCCGTCAAGTACTTCGAGGCCCGCCCCTACCCGCCGGGCGAGCACGGCCGCGGCCGCAAGCAGACCTCGGACTACAAGGTCCGTCTGCTGGAGAAGCAGCGTCTGCGCGCGCAGTACGACGTGTCCGAGCGTCAGCTCGTCCGCGCCTACGACCGCGCCAGCAAGGTCCAGGGCAAGACCGGCGAGGCCCTGATCATCGAGCTGGAGCGCCGTCTGGACGCGCTGGTGCTGCGTTCGGGCATCGCCCGCACGATCTACCAGGCCCGCCAGATGGTCGTCCACGGCCACATCGAGGTCAACGGCAAGAAGGTCGACAAGCCGTCCTTCCGTGTCCGTCCCGACGATGTCGTCATGGTCCGCGAGCGCTCGCGCGAGAAGACGCTGTTCCAGGTCTCCCGCGAGGGTGGCTACGCCGCCGACGGTGAGACCCCCCGTTACCTTCAGGTCAACCTGAAGGCCCTGGCGTTCCGCCTGGACCGGGACCCGCAGCGCAAGGAGATCCCCGTGATCTGCGACGAGCAGCTCGTCGTCGAGTACTACGCCCGCTGA